The following are from one region of the Salvia hispanica cultivar TCC Black 2014 chromosome 1, UniMelb_Shisp_WGS_1.0, whole genome shotgun sequence genome:
- the LOC125201087 gene encoding protein NLP7-like, which yields MLPEEMTEQQLGGVGRVYRNRLPESTPDLRLYSTHEFPMRDEAARCGFRAYMALPLFDSHTYQYYGVLEIFQGYNSLHMMNHLLSLLDGALQFAGLRSNHKSIAITKEMRQPGSEISEVLELAMADNPANISGTSLDPL from the exons ATGTTGCCGGAGGAGATGACGGAGCAGCAGCTTGGAGGCGTGGGACGGGTGTACCGGAACAGGCTACCCGAATCCACACCGGATCTGAGACTATACTCCACCCATGAATTTCCGATGCGGGATGAAGCTGCTCGCTGCGGTTTCAGAGCTTACATGGCACTGCCTCTATTTGATTCCCACACATATCAATACTATGGTGTGTTGGAGATCTTTCAAGGATATAATTCTCTTCATATGATGAATCATTTACTATCTCTGCTGGATGGAGCACTGCAG TTCGCAGGGTTGAGATCCAATCACAAATCCATTGCTATTACAAAAGAAATG AGGCAGCCTGGAAGTGAAATATCAGAGGTACTTGAATTGGCTATGGCAGACAATCCCGCGAATATATCTGGCACAAGTTTGGATCCCTTGTAA
- the LOC125200955 gene encoding auxin-responsive protein IAA9-like, with amino-acid sequence MSAPLLGVGGDEYQSNITLLASPTSLESVCQNGSELKERNYMGISDCSSVDSSAISSTSDYSCRGLNLKATELRLGPPGTLSLGRGSEGCPESSTAVDEKLLFPLHPLKALVTGNKRVFSDAMNGTSQGKHVLASEVDTMFSPRPSSNPSIKASNEVSAAQPTKVKEAVYKAATNNDASTPATKAQVVGWPPVRQFRKNTLATTSKNNEEVDGKTPSGASFVKVSMDGAPYLRKVDLRTYSAYQGLSSALEKMFSCFTIGQYGSHGAPGAEIMSESKMKDLLNGSEYVLTYEDKDGDWMLVGDVPWEMFIDTCKRLRIMKSSDAIGLAPRAVQKYQGKK; translated from the exons ATGTCTGCACCTCTTCTCGGTGTTGGTGGGGACGAGTACCAAAGCAACATTACCCTGCTGGCTTCTCCAACCTCCTTAGAAAGTGTGTGTCAAAATGGATCAGAACTCAAGGAGCGTAACTACATGGGGATATCTGACTGTTCATCTGTTGATAGCTCGGCAATATCCAGCACCTCGGACTACAGTTGCCGTGGTCTGAACTTAAAGGCCACAGAACTAAGGCTTGGGCCCCCGGGAACCCTGTCTCTGGGGAGGGGTTCAGAGGGTTGTCCTGAGAGTTCCACAGCAGTAGATGAGAAGCTGCTGTTTCCTCTTCATCCCTTGAAGGCACTGGTTACAGGCAATAAACGAGTGTTTTCTGATGCTATGAATGGAACCTCGCAG GGGAAACATGTCCTCGCTTCGGAAGTTGATACTATGTTCTCTCCTAGACCTTCCTCGAACCCAAGTATCAAAGCTTCGAATGAAGTCTCTGCAGCCCAACCAACTAAGGTGAAAGAAGCAGTTTACAAAGCTGCTACAAATAACGATGCTAGTACCCCTGCTACCAA GGCACAAGTTGTTGGGTGGCCACCTGTCAGACAATTCAGAAAGAATACTCTGGCAACTACCTCAAAGAACAATGAAGAGGTAGATGGTAAGACACCAAGTGGCGCATCCTTTGTGAAAGTGAGTATGGATGGTGCTCCATACCTAAGGAAGGTCGACCTCAGAACTTACTCTGCCTACCAGGGACTCTCATCTGCTCTGGAGAAGATGTTCAGCTGCTTTACGATAG GCCAGTATGGTTCCCATGGTGCTCCTGGGGCGGAGATAATGAGTGAGAGCAAAATGAAGGACTTGCTAAACGGATCTGAATATGTTCTAACCTACGAGGATAAAGATGGCGATTGGATGCTTGTTGGTGATGTTCCATGGGA GATGTTTATTGACACATGTAAGAGGCTGAGGATCATGAAGAGTTCAGATGCAATTGGGCTAG CTCCGAGGGCCGTCCAAAAATATCAAGGCAAGAAATGA
- the LOC125201421 gene encoding uncharacterized protein LOC125201421 produces the protein MDPCPFVRLTVGHLALKFPVAAKPARAAVHPSSSPCFCKIKLKNLPVQTAVVSYIPPENGTFPDAASQAPAATFHLTKTDLDRLTGKSSLFSTSKNPQLKISVYSGRGGATCGLSSGRLLGTISVPLDLVAAESRAAVFHNGWISMGKETKKAAQFHLDVRAEPDPRFVFQFDGSPECSPQVFQIRGSTRQPVFTCKFSLRAADRNQRCRSLPLEASCSGARGWLSSFGSERERPGKERKGWSITVHDLSGSPVAVASMVTPFVASPGSDRVSRSNPGCWLILRPGDGTLKPWGRLEAWRERGSADGLGYRFELIPDSASSGIVLAESNLSCSKGGKFVIDLNGNGNSSSASTPKSTATSPGCSPRSSGDFGYGLWPYCMYRGFVMSATVEGEGGSGKKAGAPPLVEVGVQQVSCTEDAAAFVALSAALDLSMEACRLFSQKLGKELCPPPPQDMLF, from the exons ATGGATCCCTGCCCTTTCGTCAGACTGACGGTGGGGCATTTGGCGCTCAAGTTCCCCGTCGCTGCCAAGCCTGCTCGCGCCGCCGTCCACCCTTCCTCCTCGCCGTGTTTCTGCAAAATCAAGCTCAAAAACCTCCCCGTCCAGACCGCAGTCGTCTCCTACATTCCGCCGGAGAACGGCACCTTCCCCGACGCCGCCTCTCAGGCTCCGGCGGCCACATTCCACCTCACGAAAACAGATCTCGACAGGCTTACCGGCAAATCCTCTCTCTTCTCCACCTCGAAGAATCCGCAGCTCAAAATCTCGGTCTACTCTGGCCGCGGCGGCGCCACGTGCGGACTCAGCTCCGGGAGGTTGCTGGGGACAATCTCCGTGCCGCTGGATTTGGTAGCGGCGGAATCCAGGGCGGCGGTTTTCCACAACGGATGGATTAGTATGGGGAAGGAGACGAAGAAGGCTGCGCAGTTTCACCTCGACGTCCGGGCCGAGCCCGATCCGAGATTCGTGTTCCAGTTCGACGGATCTCCCGAATGCAGCCCGCAGGTTTTCCAAATTCGCGGCAGTACTCGGCAGCCGGTTTTCACCTGCAAGTTCAGTTTACGCGCAGCTGACCGGAATCAACGCTGCAG GTCATTGCCATTGGAGGCTAGTTGTAGTGGTGCAAGAGGTTGGTTGAGCTCGTTCGGAAGTGAAAGAGAAAGGCCTggtaaagaaagaaaaggatgGTCCATCACCGTCCACGATCTCTCCGGCTCACCGGTTGCAGTCGCCTCGATGGTGACCCCTTTCGTCGCATCCCCCGGCTCAGACCGCGTGAGCCGCTCCAACCCCGGCTGCTGGCTCATCCTACGCCCCGGGGACGGGACGCTAAAGCCGTGGGGCCGCCTCGAGGCGTGGCGCGAGCGCGGCTCCGCCGACGGGCTCGGCTACCGGTTCGAGCTGATTCCCGACTCGGCCTCCTCCGGCATCGTCCTAGCCGAGTCCAACCTCAGCTGCAGCAAGGGCGGGAAATTCGTGATAGATTTGAACGGAAATGGAAACAGTTCCAGCGCCTCGACGCCGAAAAGCACCGCGACGTCGCCCGGCTGCAGCCCTCGGAGCAGCGGCGACTTCGGCTACGGGCTGTGGCCGTACTGTATGTACCGAGGGTTTGTGATGTCGGCCACCGTGGAAGGGGAGGGGGGAAGCGGAAAGAAGGCGGGGGCGCCTCCGCTGGTGGAGGTGGGGGTGCAGCAAGTGAGCTGCACGGAGGATGCGGCGGCGTTTGTGGCGCTGTCGGCGGCGTTGGACTTGAGCATGGAGGCTTGCAGGCTTTTCTCTCAGAAGCTGGGGAAGGAGCTGTGCCCTCCGCCGCCGCAAGATATGTTGTTTTGA